The nucleotide window GGCAACGCGATCATCGAACTGTTCCAGTATGAGTCACCGACCCCGCGGTCTGGCGACCCACGGCGGCCGGTATGCGATCACGGCATCACTCACATCTGCCTCGACGTCAAGGATCTCGACGGCGAGTACGAGCGGCTCAAGGCGGCTGGAATGACGTTTCACTGCCCGCCGCAAGACGTCGGC belongs to Candidatus Binatia bacterium and includes:
- a CDS encoding VOC family protein, with protein sequence MIRGIHHTAISTGNLDRALEFYRDLLGFPVISEFAWPAGTEPADRITGLKNSAARAAMLRAGNAIIELFQYESPTPRSGDPRRPVCDHGITHICLDVKDLDGEYERLKAAGMTFHCPPQDVG